Proteins co-encoded in one Armatimonadota bacterium genomic window:
- a CDS encoding TIM barrel protein, producing the protein MPLRDLRPQRTRRSPEELLRHLRTFELVPRFSVGVWYFSPMASRFHEPYGPAVDLPARLERVAALRDYGVEAVEAHYPNEISEATLDLWRQFTRDTGIRLLTIVPGLFADREFEFGSLSSPLPEARERALQRTIAALRLNRELDTDFAIVWPGIDGYENPFGVDLAAMRERFAEGLAEAMDAVPGVRIAFEPKPYEPRGRILYGSTAEGLLLAARVEERLRAPENRRLLAEGHALLALNPETGHMLMGYEDLPYAFSLVCEYGRLAHSHWNSQPLGNYDQDLDVGVVAPEQLEAALYVLKLHGYREHFGIDVNPERLPPETAVRNSIDAIRAAADRVNGLDHEQVLWAVTHPDRARGWLEAYLIRVRASRPERLPPLPPLPR; encoded by the coding sequence ATGCCACTGCGTGACCTGCGTCCCCAGCGTACCCGGCGCAGCCCCGAGGAGCTGCTGCGTCACCTCCGTACCTTCGAGCTGGTCCCCCGCTTCTCGGTGGGGGTCTGGTACTTCTCCCCCATGGCCAGCCGCTTCCACGAGCCCTACGGGCCCGCGGTGGACCTGCCCGCCCGATTGGAGCGCGTCGCGGCGCTGCGGGACTACGGCGTGGAGGCGGTCGAGGCCCACTACCCCAACGAGATCAGCGAGGCCACGCTCGACCTCTGGCGGCAGTTCACCCGCGACACCGGCATCCGGCTGCTCACCATCGTCCCGGGGCTATTCGCCGACCGGGAGTTCGAGTTCGGCTCGCTCTCCTCCCCGCTGCCGGAGGCCCGGGAGCGCGCGCTGCAGCGGACCATCGCCGCCCTGCGCCTGAACCGCGAGCTGGACACCGACTTCGCCATCGTCTGGCCCGGGATCGACGGCTACGAGAACCCCTTCGGGGTGGACCTGGCGGCCATGCGGGAGCGCTTCGCTGAGGGCCTGGCCGAAGCCATGGACGCCGTCCCCGGCGTGCGCATCGCCTTCGAACCCAAGCCCTACGAGCCGCGCGGGCGCATCCTCTACGGCTCGACGGCGGAGGGGCTCCTGCTGGCGGCCCGGGTGGAGGAGCGGCTGCGGGCGCCGGAGAACCGGCGGCTGCTCGCCGAGGGTCACGCGCTGCTGGCCCTCAACCCGGAGACGGGCCACATGCTGATGGGCTATGAGGACCTGCCCTACGCCTTCAGCCTGGTGTGCGAGTACGGGCGCCTGGCCCACTCCCACTGGAACAGCCAGCCGCTGGGGAACTACGACCAGGACCTGGACGTGGGCGTCGTGGCCCCGGAGCAGCTGGAGGCGGCGCTCTATGTGCTGAAGCTGCACGGGTACCGGGAGCACTTCGGCATCGACGTCAACCCGGAGCGCCTCCCGCCGGAGACGGCGGTGCGCAACTCCATCGACGCCATCCGGGCGGCGGCCGACCGGGTGAACGGGCTGGACCACGAACAGGTCCTCTGGGCGGTGACGCACCCGGACCGGGCGCGCGGCTGGCTGGAGGCCTACCTCATCCGGGTCCGCGCCTCCCGCCCGGAGCGCCTGCCGCCGCTCCCGCCGCTGCCGCGTTAA
- a CDS encoding DNA mismatch repair protein MutS, protein MNVRLLHPDGDVGWTREVPPHAADLAQDLGLETLWETMAGGNAFLAEVARSVMLASLTDPEAITYRQRVLQDCLAHPAVVRQLYAVALEAITGERKVYRSAFFRYPAGILHGALEVMQLFLRQLRQLRAIAEAHADEFASEGFRDLFATFKRDLSEDYLQRVAGHLRQLQFRHGVFVSARLGPGNKGRDYTLRRPPTHRGGWRQWVPGFDRAAAYTVVVPDRDESGLRALADLRDRGLNLAANVLAQAADHILGFFTTLREALAFYLGCLTLWERLVAKGEPVCFPEPLPPGRHRFSCHGLYDVALSLRLERRVVGNDVDADDVPLVVITGANQGGKSTFLRSVGLAHLMMQCGMFVGAEAFRASLCERLFTHYRREEDPAMQRGKWEEELDRMRTIVGRLTPHSLVLFNESFAATNEREGAEIAGGIVRALVEAGVRVFYVTHSYELAHGFTERCPGGVLFLRAHREPDGHRTFRLVPGEPLPTSYGEDLYRQIFGEVGDVAPTGARGG, encoded by the coding sequence GTGAACGTCCGCCTGCTGCACCCGGACGGGGACGTCGGCTGGACCCGCGAGGTGCCACCGCACGCGGCAGACCTGGCGCAGGACCTCGGGCTGGAGACGCTTTGGGAGACGATGGCCGGCGGCAACGCCTTCCTCGCCGAGGTGGCGCGCTCGGTGATGCTGGCGAGCCTGACCGACCCCGAGGCGATCACCTACCGGCAGCGGGTCCTCCAGGACTGCCTGGCCCATCCGGCGGTGGTCAGGCAGCTCTACGCGGTGGCGCTGGAAGCGATCACCGGTGAACGGAAGGTCTACCGGAGCGCCTTCTTCCGCTACCCCGCCGGTATCCTGCACGGGGCCCTCGAGGTGATGCAGCTGTTCCTGCGCCAGCTCAGGCAGCTGCGCGCCATCGCCGAGGCCCATGCCGACGAGTTCGCTTCGGAGGGTTTTCGGGACCTCTTCGCCACCTTCAAGCGCGACCTGAGCGAGGACTACCTGCAGCGGGTCGCCGGCCACCTGCGACAGCTCCAGTTCCGCCATGGCGTGTTCGTCAGCGCGCGGCTCGGGCCGGGCAACAAGGGGCGGGACTATACGCTGCGCCGGCCCCCTACCCACCGGGGCGGGTGGCGGCAGTGGGTCCCGGGCTTCGACCGCGCTGCCGCGTACACCGTCGTCGTCCCCGACCGGGACGAGAGCGGACTGCGCGCCCTCGCGGACCTACGGGACCGGGGTCTCAACCTGGCCGCCAACGTCCTGGCCCAGGCGGCCGACCACATCCTGGGGTTCTTCACGACCCTGCGGGAGGCCCTGGCCTTCTACCTCGGGTGCCTGACCCTGTGGGAGCGGCTCGTCGCGAAGGGAGAGCCGGTGTGCTTTCCCGAGCCGCTCCCGCCCGGCCGACACCGGTTCTCCTGCCATGGCCTCTACGACGTGGCTCTGAGCCTGCGCCTGGAGCGCCGCGTGGTCGGCAACGACGTGGACGCGGACGACGTGCCCCTGGTCGTGATCACCGGAGCCAACCAGGGCGGCAAGTCCACGTTCCTGCGCAGCGTCGGTCTGGCGCACCTCATGATGCAGTGCGGGATGTTCGTCGGTGCCGAGGCTTTCCGGGCCAGCCTCTGCGAGAGGCTCTTCACCCACTACCGTCGGGAGGAAGATCCCGCCATGCAGCGGGGGAAGTGGGAGGAGGAGCTGGACCGAATGCGGACCATCGTCGGCCGGTTGACCCCGCACTCCCTCGTGCTCTTCAACGAGTCCTTCGCCGCCACCAACGAACGGGAGGGGGCGGAGATCGCCGGCGGGATCGTCCGTGCCCTGGTGGAAGCGGGCGTTAGGGTGTTCTATGTGACCCACTCCTACGAGCTGGCCCACGGGTTCACTGAGAGGTGCCCCGGCGGCGTCCTCTTCCTGCGGGCCCACCGCGAGCCCGACGGCCACCGGACCTTCAGGCTGGTCCCGGGGGAACCGCTGCCGACCAGCTACGGCGAGGACCTCTACCGCCAGATCTTCGGGGAAGTCGGCGACGTGGCACCCACCGGCGCCCGAGGGGGCTGA
- a CDS encoding DNA mismatch repair protein MutS, giving the protein MGVHSILFLRPEQRAAAEDAEAPDCFRDLHLDQVVEAVTAGRSEYRLQGFFHTPLPDLESIAYRHEVFRDLESTALEAVVRTFADRMRAVRGQLARAAKLRYPLQQERWFLEAVATYLDAVGDLCRALGGLDLRSRGFQDLRAYLAGYAGSPGFTALAAETARLRQDLAGVTYSLHIHGNRIRVARYAGEGDYAADVEATFQRFRRGPTKDNRVDIRDWPEMNHVEAAVLERVALLHPEVFGALHRYCEGYRDFLDRVVADFDREVQFYLAYLEHCRRFSAAGLRFCYPDVSDRSKAIAARDTYDLALADRLVREGRPVVCNDFALRGPERIMVVTGPNQGGKTTFARTVGQLHYLASLGCPVPGTAARLFLCDRLFTHFEREERVENLRGKLQDDLLRLREILSRATPRSLVIVNEAFTSTSLRDARFLGRRVLERFLALDLLGVWVTFVDELAALGDQTVSMVSTVDPANPTRRTFKIVRRPADGRAYAAAIAEQYGLSYERLKERLAR; this is encoded by the coding sequence ATGGGCGTCCACAGCATCCTCTTCCTCCGGCCGGAGCAGCGGGCCGCCGCGGAGGACGCGGAGGCCCCGGACTGCTTCCGCGACCTGCACCTCGATCAGGTGGTCGAGGCCGTCACCGCTGGCCGGAGCGAGTACCGGCTCCAGGGTTTCTTCCACACCCCGCTGCCCGACCTGGAGAGCATCGCGTACCGGCACGAGGTCTTCCGGGACCTGGAAAGCACGGCCCTGGAGGCGGTGGTGCGCACCTTTGCCGACCGGATGCGCGCGGTGCGGGGGCAGCTGGCGCGGGCCGCCAAGCTCCGCTATCCCCTGCAGCAGGAGCGCTGGTTCCTGGAGGCGGTCGCCACGTACCTCGATGCGGTCGGAGATCTCTGCCGGGCGCTCGGCGGCCTCGACCTGCGGTCGCGCGGTTTCCAGGACCTGCGGGCGTATCTCGCCGGGTACGCCGGGTCGCCCGGGTTTACCGCGCTCGCCGCCGAGACCGCCCGGCTCCGCCAGGACCTGGCAGGCGTCACCTACTCCCTGCACATCCACGGCAACCGCATCCGCGTCGCCCGGTACGCGGGAGAGGGGGACTATGCGGCGGATGTGGAGGCTACCTTTCAGCGGTTCCGGCGGGGCCCAACGAAGGACAACCGGGTCGACATCCGCGACTGGCCGGAGATGAACCACGTCGAGGCCGCAGTTCTGGAGCGCGTGGCCCTGCTCCACCCCGAGGTCTTCGGCGCCCTCCACCGCTACTGCGAGGGCTACCGGGACTTCCTGGACCGCGTGGTCGCCGACTTCGACCGGGAGGTCCAATTCTACCTGGCTTACCTGGAGCATTGCCGCCGCTTCTCGGCGGCAGGGTTGCGCTTCTGCTATCCCGACGTGTCCGACCGCTCCAAGGCGATCGCGGCGCGCGACACCTACGACCTGGCCTTGGCTGACCGGCTCGTCCGCGAGGGACGGCCGGTGGTGTGCAACGACTTCGCCCTCCGGGGACCCGAGCGCATCATGGTCGTCACCGGCCCCAACCAGGGCGGCAAGACTACCTTCGCCCGGACCGTCGGCCAGCTGCACTACCTGGCCAGCCTGGGGTGCCCGGTGCCCGGGACGGCGGCCCGCCTCTTCCTGTGCGACCGCCTCTTCACCCACTTCGAGCGGGAAGAGCGGGTCGAGAACCTGCGGGGCAAGCTCCAGGACGACCTGCTCCGGTTGCGCGAGATCCTGTCGCGCGCCACGCCCCGCAGCCTGGTCATCGTGAACGAGGCCTTCACCTCGACCAGCCTGCGGGATGCCCGGTTCCTGGGCCGGCGGGTGCTCGAGCGGTTCCTGGCGCTCGACCTGCTGGGGGTCTGGGTGACCTTCGTCGACGAGCTGGCCGCCCTCGGAGACCAGACGGTGAGCATGGTGAGCACGGTCGATCCCGCCAACCCCACCCGGCGGACGTTCAAGATCGTGCGCCGCCCGGCGGACGGGCGCGCCTACGCGGCGGCCATCGCCGAGCAGTACGGTTTGAGCTACGAACGCCTGAAGGAGCGCCTGGCCCGGTGA
- a CDS encoding cation:proton antiporter, whose product MTDAWTATVLGLLIFLATIASVELGISVALVEILLGVLGGNLLGLHTTPWVDYLAGFGGIVLTFLAGAEVDTDVLREQLGPSLLIGGLSFLLPFAGAWAVAQWGLHWTPEASRIAGVALSTTSLAVVYAVLVETGLTHTALGKLLMASTFVTDFGTAAALSVLFVTPTVWMAGFVGVAVAIVLIMPRLQPWIFRRYGGRIIEAEIKGAFAALLALMYLGQRSDSHAVLPAFVLGLAFSRIFATHPDTQRRFRVVAFAMLTPFFFIKAGLNVQLTAVAASLRTLGLLFAVKVALKFAGVLPAARRSAPVGAVYLTLLMSTGLTFGTISSLYGLQAGILDRTQFSLLVTTVIATAVVPTLVAQRWFSPSAGGAAAGESAAGVLVPAAAEGDE is encoded by the coding sequence ATGACGGACGCCTGGACTGCCACGGTCCTGGGGCTGCTGATCTTCCTGGCCACCATCGCCTCGGTGGAGCTCGGCATCTCCGTCGCGCTGGTCGAGATCCTGCTGGGGGTCCTGGGCGGCAACCTCCTCGGCCTGCACACTACCCCGTGGGTCGACTACCTGGCCGGCTTTGGCGGGATCGTCCTCACCTTCCTCGCCGGAGCCGAAGTCGACACGGACGTCCTGCGCGAGCAGCTCGGGCCGAGCCTCCTCATCGGCGGCCTCTCCTTCCTCCTGCCATTCGCCGGCGCCTGGGCCGTGGCGCAGTGGGGGCTGCACTGGACGCCCGAGGCCAGCCGGATTGCCGGCGTAGCCCTCTCCACCACCTCTCTGGCGGTGGTCTACGCCGTGCTGGTCGAGACCGGTCTCACCCACACGGCGCTGGGCAAGCTCCTCATGGCCAGCACCTTCGTCACCGACTTCGGCACCGCCGCCGCCCTCAGTGTCCTCTTCGTCACGCCGACGGTCTGGATGGCAGGGTTCGTGGGTGTGGCGGTGGCCATCGTGCTGATCATGCCGCGCCTGCAGCCCTGGATCTTCAGGCGCTACGGCGGCCGCATCATCGAGGCGGAGATCAAGGGCGCCTTTGCCGCCCTGCTGGCGCTCATGTACCTGGGGCAGCGGTCCGACAGCCATGCCGTCCTGCCGGCCTTCGTCCTGGGTCTGGCCTTCTCCCGCATCTTCGCCACGCACCCGGACACGCAGCGCCGCTTCCGGGTGGTGGCCTTCGCCATGCTCACGCCCTTCTTCTTTATCAAGGCCGGACTGAACGTGCAGCTCACCGCCGTTGCCGCCAGCCTGAGGACCCTGGGACTCCTCTTCGCGGTCAAGGTGGCGCTGAAGTTCGCCGGCGTGCTGCCGGCGGCGCGGCGCTCCGCTCCCGTCGGCGCCGTCTACCTCACCCTGTTGATGAGCACCGGCCTGACCTTCGGGACGATCTCCTCACTGTACGGCCTGCAGGCCGGCATCCTCGACCGGACCCAGTTCTCCCTCCTGGTGACGACGGTGATCGCCACCGCGGTCGTCCCCACGCTGGTCGCCCAGCGCTGGTTCTCGCCGTCGGCCGGCGGCGCTGCCGCGGGGGAGTCGGCAGCGGGGGTCCTGGTCCCGGCCGCGGCGGAAGGGGACGAGTAG
- a CDS encoding ABC transporter permease has translation MAETPATQSTEPLAATQEARRLELSYELAILAALVLLMALITLRAPRFLQTDNLFQIARNFSFIAAVGVGEALVILTGRGGIDLSVGSVVSLGGVVATKLLSLGQPLLLAMVAGTAAGVGVGLANGLLVTKARMTPLIPTLGMLSVAGGLALVITRGFPITELGPQADLFVALGAGFVGPVPAPVIYMAVVVLVGWIVTTRTPFGYDLYAVGGNEDAARVAGIDVDRVKLTAYVASGGLAALTGILLAARLSVGDATLGQGMELGVIAAVVIGGVSLLGGRGSILGLVIGAALIGVLQNGMVLMGVPAFWQQVVIGATIIVAVLLDRVRLRLVAAAAQAAAAPAGAAPGAVEGR, from the coding sequence ATGGCTGAGACGCCGGCGACGCAGTCCACCGAACCGCTGGCCGCGACGCAGGAGGCCCGCCGGCTGGAGCTTTCCTACGAGCTGGCCATCCTGGCCGCACTGGTCCTGCTCATGGCGCTCATCACCCTGCGGGCGCCCCGTTTCCTGCAGACCGACAACCTCTTCCAGATCGCCCGCAACTTCTCGTTCATCGCCGCCGTCGGGGTGGGCGAGGCCCTGGTGATCCTCACCGGGCGCGGGGGGATCGACCTCTCTGTGGGCTCGGTGGTCAGCCTGGGCGGGGTGGTGGCCACCAAGCTCCTCAGCCTGGGCCAGCCCCTGCTGCTGGCCATGGTCGCCGGCACCGCCGCCGGCGTGGGGGTGGGGCTGGCGAACGGCCTGCTGGTGACGAAGGCCAGGATGACGCCGCTCATCCCCACGCTGGGCATGCTCTCCGTGGCCGGCGGGCTCGCCCTGGTGATCACGCGGGGCTTCCCCATCACCGAACTGGGACCGCAGGCCGACCTCTTCGTGGCGCTGGGCGCCGGCTTCGTCGGCCCCGTGCCCGCGCCCGTGATCTACATGGCGGTGGTGGTGCTGGTGGGCTGGATCGTCACCACCCGCACGCCCTTCGGCTACGACCTCTATGCCGTGGGCGGCAACGAGGACGCGGCCCGCGTCGCCGGTATCGACGTCGACCGGGTGAAGCTCACCGCCTACGTCGCCAGCGGCGGCCTGGCCGCCCTCACCGGGATCCTGCTGGCGGCCCGCCTCTCCGTGGGCGACGCCACCCTGGGCCAGGGGATGGAGCTGGGGGTCATCGCCGCCGTGGTCATCGGCGGAGTGAGCCTGCTGGGGGGACGGGGGTCGATCCTGGGGCTGGTCATCGGCGCGGCGTTGATCGGGGTGCTGCAGAACGGCATGGTGCTGATGGGGGTCCCGGCCTTCTGGCAGCAGGTGGTCATCGGTGCCACCATCATCGTGGCGGTGCTGCTCGACCGGGTGCGCCTGCGCCTGGTGGCGGCGGCGGCGCAGGCGGCCGCGGCTCCCGCCGGCGCGGCGCCCGGAGCGGTCGAGGGCCGCTGA